In Bernardetia sp., a genomic segment contains:
- a CDS encoding NADase-type glycan-binding domain-containing protein, which produces MKSLIILLLTLFLFPQNSVKDLPIWNPKQGVLIDKSKEGEAQFIVEQQKYYAMVEKGYENLSTSEKKFYDNFDETYETYWDVIGMGDSWYDGMEIESVWASSHLKSNYKTINYIPHNIHDLDYQTAWVEGVEGYGIGEKIKYSFSSQQPRITSIIVVNGYVKSEKAWRENSRVKQLKLYINGVPTALLNLEDTRNEQIFEVEPIGNADRENLEELRTKPNWTLTFEITEVYKGEKYADTAITEIYFDGIDMY; this is translated from the coding sequence ATGAAATCTCTTATCATATTACTACTCACATTATTTTTATTTCCTCAAAATTCTGTAAAAGATTTACCTATTTGGAATCCAAAGCAAGGTGTTTTGATAGATAAAAGTAAAGAGGGAGAGGCGCAGTTTATAGTCGAGCAGCAAAAATATTATGCTATGGTAGAAAAAGGCTATGAGAACCTTTCTACATCAGAAAAAAAGTTTTATGATAATTTTGATGAAACCTATGAAACATATTGGGATGTGATTGGAATGGGAGATAGTTGGTATGATGGGATGGAAATAGAATCTGTTTGGGCTTCTTCCCATTTAAAAAGTAATTACAAAACTATCAATTATATTCCACATAATATACATGATTTGGATTATCAGACAGCTTGGGTAGAAGGAGTAGAAGGCTATGGAATAGGCGAAAAAATAAAATACAGCTTTTCATCACAACAGCCTAGAATTACGTCAATAATTGTTGTGAATGGATATGTGAAGTCTGAAAAAGCGTGGAGAGAAAATTCAAGAGTAAAACAACTCAAACTCTATATTAATGGCGTTCCGACAGCCTTACTAAATTTGGAAGACACAAGAAATGAGCAAATTTTTGAAGTAGAGCCTATCGGAAATGCTGATAGGGAAAATTTAGAAGAGTTAAGAACAAAACCTAATTGGACGCTCACTTTTGAAATTACGGAAGTTTATAAAGGTGAGAAATACGCAGATACTGCCATCACAGAAATTTATTTTGATGGCATTGATATGTATTGA
- a CDS encoding Stp1/IreP family PP2C-type Ser/Thr phosphatase gives MPLSTSKSASQFADFVYYEQTHTGKIRKHNEDACAVFETPNGLLCVVCDGMGGHLGGERASKLALEKIGNYMSAEKFPLGKLIDALDQSFTSAHAAIAYEAESNPLLKGMGTTCVAVLFHPDATFCAHVGDSRLYIYRNNELIRLTEDHSFVQRLISDGVITEAEALYHPKRNLIDRALGSDEAQPDISNLGRVLQDLRVGDLFLLCSDGLSNELGDVEIKNFLENETLDLEEKVERMMEYALEAGGKDNITIQIIEKVK, from the coding sequence ATGCCACTTTCTACTTCAAAATCTGCTTCTCAGTTTGCTGACTTTGTCTATTATGAGCAAACACATACTGGAAAAATTCGCAAACACAATGAAGATGCTTGTGCTGTTTTTGAAACGCCTAACGGATTATTATGTGTTGTTTGTGATGGAATGGGTGGACATTTGGGAGGAGAAAGAGCATCCAAACTTGCCTTAGAAAAGATAGGAAATTATATGAGCGCAGAAAAATTTCCCTTAGGAAAACTCATAGATGCCCTAGACCAATCTTTTACCTCTGCACACGCTGCCATTGCTTATGAAGCAGAAAGCAATCCGCTTTTAAAAGGAATGGGAACAACATGTGTAGCTGTTTTATTTCACCCAGATGCTACTTTTTGCGCTCATGTAGGAGATAGCCGTTTATATATTTATAGAAATAACGAACTTATACGCCTAACAGAAGACCACTCTTTCGTACAGCGTTTGATAAGTGATGGTGTAATTACAGAAGCTGAAGCTCTCTATCATCCGAAAAGAAATCTTATAGACCGAGCTTTAGGTTCTGACGAAGCACAACCCGATATTTCTAATTTAGGACGAGTATTGCAAGACCTTAGAGTAGGCGACTTATTTTTACTTTGCTCTGACGGACTTTCTAACGAACTTGGAGACGTTGAAATTAAAAACTTTCTTGAAAATGAAACGCTAGACCTAGAAGAAAAAGTAGAGCGAATGATGGAATATGCACTAGAAGCAGGAGGGAAAGATAATATTACCATTCAAATTATTGAGAAAGTGAAATAA
- a CDS encoding ATP-binding protein produces MTSSPFKVLEAYGRKDKEIFFGRDAEIQLLFKKTTESNLVLVYGASGTGKTSLVHCGLPICFSSDDWLPLHVRRKDHIGTAILEETNKYLQRKLKAHTPLHLAIKALHMTFFRPIYVIIDQFEELYISGSREEQNQFYDFVQTVLSSEYNCKVILVMREEYLADLSVFEERVPQLFDYRVRVEKMRRTNAKEVILKSAEAFNIKVEYPDETADLIVSQVAEERSLIELTYLQIYLDRLFELAKSKQGVLAGYTGSMNNGWADPVVFNPELVKELSTIGDVLGEYLEEQVKKVQNRLPKAEERQVWTILNLLVTEDGTRVSMDLHEATNLMYSHGASKENITFCLEELSKVRIIHLSEQRVELAHDSLALKIVERLTTEEKNVAKAKEILQVGLKNYKNTGEVLSKNSLTLIEPHLETLQLTVEEEELIKKSKNRAKANRIIKTVSIALVMFMLGISAAWALRERGIAIERKNEIERQNEQIKLQLENTMKVSKKLDDQLDKLIEKEKVLEEVLKLDKSTYRVIENKNKEINQLGVTVDALKERIDKKDKTQEQIERKAKANELLTEALLQAEYNPNYAFRLAEIAHKIYPTKNAKTAIENIYREYFMRNYPTNRNISIYENAKNLLNTNKIPKLSETKKEDLGITPFEK; encoded by the coding sequence ATGACAAGTAGTCCATTTAAAGTACTGGAAGCGTATGGACGCAAAGACAAAGAGATTTTCTTCGGTAGAGATGCCGAAATACAATTACTTTTTAAAAAAACTACTGAAAGTAATTTGGTCTTGGTCTATGGCGCATCTGGAACAGGAAAAACAAGTCTTGTACATTGTGGACTGCCTATTTGTTTTTCTTCAGACGACTGGTTACCTCTTCACGTCCGTAGGAAAGACCACATCGGAACTGCCATTTTAGAAGAGACCAACAAATATTTACAGCGAAAACTTAAAGCCCATACACCTCTTCATCTTGCTATCAAGGCACTTCACATGACGTTTTTTCGTCCGATTTATGTTATCATAGACCAATTTGAGGAGCTTTATATTTCTGGCAGTAGAGAAGAGCAAAACCAGTTTTATGACTTTGTACAGACTGTGTTGTCTAGTGAATATAATTGTAAAGTCATCTTGGTAATGCGTGAGGAATATTTAGCTGACCTTTCAGTTTTTGAGGAGCGTGTGCCACAGCTTTTCGATTATAGAGTGCGAGTGGAGAAAATGCGTAGAACCAATGCAAAGGAAGTAATTCTCAAATCAGCAGAGGCATTTAATATCAAAGTAGAATATCCAGACGAAACGGCTGATTTAATCGTTTCACAAGTGGCAGAAGAGCGCAGTCTTATAGAACTTACCTATCTCCAAATTTATTTAGACCGTCTTTTTGAACTTGCCAAAAGCAAACAAGGCGTATTGGCTGGCTATACAGGCAGTATGAATAATGGTTGGGCAGACCCAGTAGTTTTTAATCCCGAATTGGTAAAAGAACTCAGTACGATAGGTGATGTTTTGGGAGAATATTTGGAAGAGCAAGTAAAAAAAGTTCAGAACCGTTTACCCAAAGCAGAAGAACGTCAAGTTTGGACAATCTTGAACCTTTTGGTTACAGAAGATGGAACTCGTGTGTCTATGGACTTGCACGAGGCTACTAATCTTATGTATTCGCACGGAGCAAGCAAGGAAAATATTACATTTTGTTTAGAAGAGCTTAGTAAAGTCAGAATTATTCATCTTTCAGAGCAGCGTGTAGAACTAGCTCACGATAGTTTGGCTCTAAAAATCGTGGAAAGACTGACAACAGAAGAGAAAAATGTAGCCAAAGCTAAAGAAATACTACAAGTCGGACTGAAAAATTATAAAAATACAGGAGAGGTACTTTCAAAAAATAGCTTAACACTCATTGAGCCACATTTAGAAACACTCCAACTAACTGTTGAGGAAGAGGAATTAATAAAAAAGAGTAAAAATAGAGCAAAGGCAAATCGAATTATCAAAACAGTTTCTATTGCTTTAGTGATGTTTATGCTTGGCATTTCGGCTGCATGGGCATTGCGTGAAAGAGGCATTGCTATTGAGAGAAAAAATGAGATTGAGAGACAGAACGAGCAAATAAAGTTGCAGCTTGAAAATACAATGAAGGTTAGTAAGAAACTAGATGACCAGTTAGACAAACTCATAGAAAAAGAAAAAGTCTTGGAAGAAGTTCTAAAGCTAGACAAAAGCACCTACCGAGTGATTGAAAATAAAAATAAAGAAATCAATCAGTTGGGTGTTACAGTAGATGCTTTGAAAGAGCGCATTGATAAAAAGGACAAAACACAGGAGCAGATAGAACGCAAAGCAAAAGCCAATGAGCTTTTGACAGAAGCTCTATTACAAGCTGAATACAATCCAAATTATGCTTTTCGCTTGGCAGAGATTGCTCATAAAATATATCCAACCAAGAATGCCAAAACAGCAATTGAGAATATTTATAGAGAGTATTTTATGAGGAATTATCCTACCAACAGGAATATTTCTATCTATGAAAATGCCAAAAACTTACTAAATACTAATAAAATTCCTAAGCTATCAGAAACTAAAAAAGAAGATTTGGGAATTACACCATTTGAGAAATAA